CCCCGCGCCGCTGAACTACCAGCCGCCCGGCTATCCGCCGTACCCGAAGGCCACCTGCATTTCGGTCAACGACGTGATCTGCCACGGCATTCCCGGCGAGAAGGTGATCAAGAACGGCGACGCGCTGAACATCGACATCACCGTGATCAAGAACGGCTACTTCGGCGACACCAGCCGGATGTTCATCGTCGGCGAGGGTTCGATCCTCGCGAAGCGCCTCGTGCAGACCACCTACGAATGCATGTGGCTCGGCATCGACCAGGTCAAGCCCGGCGCGCACCTCGGCGACATCGGCTACGCGATCCAGAAGCACGCGGAGGCACAGGGCTACAGCGTCGTGCGCGAATACTGCGGCCACGGCATCGGCACGGTGTTCCACGAGGACCCGCAGGTCGTCCACTACGGTCGCCCGGGCACCGGCATCGAACTGAAGGCCGGGATGATCTTCACGATCGAGCCGATGATCAACGCCGGCAAACGCGACATCCGCACGATGCCCGACCAGTGGACGGTCAAGACGCGCGACCGCAGCCTGTCCGCGCAGTGGGAGCACACGGTGCTCGTCACCGAAACCGGTTACGAAGTGCTGACCGTGTCGGCCGGCTCGCCGGCGCGCCCCGTATTCGCGCAACCGGCCGCCGCCGTCTGAGCGCCGTCGCGCCAGCCCTCCCCACCCGCACCTGAACGGCCGCCCATGAGCGCTCACGCTGCCCCCTCGCCCGAAGCGCTGTCGCGGCGCGCCGAATTCAAGGCCGCCAAGACGGAGATGCTGGAGCGCTTTCGTCACGCGGCGAACGTCGCGTCGCTGATGCACGCGCTGTCGAAACTCACCGACGATGCATTGAAGCGCGTGTGGGACGAATGCGGGCTGCCCGCGACGCTCGCGCTCGTCGCCGTCGGCGGCTACGGGCGCGGCGAGCTCGCGCCCTATTCCGACGTCGACATTCTCGTGCTGCTGCCGGATGCGCACGACGCGGCGCTCGACGCGCGCATCGAGCGGTTCATCGGGATGGCGTGGGATCTCGGCCTCGAGATCGGCAGCAGCGTGCGCACGGTCGCGCAGTGCATCGAGGAGGCGTCGCAGGACGTCACGGTGCAGACCTCACTGCTGGAAGCGCGCCGCATCGTCGGCAGCACCGCGCTGTTCGAGCGCTTCACCGTGCGCTACCACGAAGCGCTCGACGCCCGCGCGTTCTTCACCGCGAAGGTGCTCGAGATGCGCCAGCGCCACGCGAAGTTCCAGGACACGCCGTACAGCCTCGAACCGAACGTGAAGGAAAGCCCCGGCGGGCTGCGCGACCTGCAGACGATCCTGTGGATCGCACGCGCGGCCGGCTTCGGCAGCAGCTGGCGCGAACTCGACACGCGCGGCCTCATCACCGACCGCGAAGCGCGCGAGCTGCGCCGCAACGAAGGCTTCCTGAAGACGCTGCGCGCGCGGCTGCACGTGATCGCCGGGCGCCGCCAGGACATGCTCGTGTTCGACCTGCAGACGCAGGCCGCCGAGAGCTTCGGCTATCAGCCGACGCAGGCCAAGCGCGCGAGCGAGCAGTTGATGCGCCGCTACTACTGGGCCGCGAAAGCCGTCACGCAGCTCGCGACGATCCTGATCCAGAATATCGAGGCGCAGCTGTTCCCCGCGACGAGCGGCATCACGCGCGTGCTGTCGGCCGATCGCTTCGTCGAGAAACAGGGGATGCTCGAGATCGTCGACGACGGCGTGTTCGAGCGCCATCCCGACGCGATCCTCGAAGCGTTCCTGCTGTACGAAACGACCCGCGGCGTGAAAGGCCTGTCCGCCCGCACGCTGCGCGCGCTGTACAACTCGCGCGAGATCATGAACAACGCGTGGCGCCGCGATCCGCAGAACCGCGCCACGTTCATGCGGATCCTGCAGCAGCCCGAAGGCATCACGCACGCGTTCCGGCTGATGAACCAGACGAGCGTGCTCGGCCGCTATCTGCTGAATTTCCGCCGTATCGTCGGCCAGATGCAGCACGACCTGTACCACGTGTACACGGTCGATCAGCACATCCTGATGGTGCTGCGCAACATCCGCCGCTTCGCGGTGGCCGAGCATGCGCACGAATACCCGTTCTGCAGCCAGCTGATCGGCAACTTCGAGCGCCCGTGGGTGCTGTACGTCGCGGCGCTGTTCCACGACATCGCGAAGGGCCGCGGCGGCGATCACTCGACGCTCGGGATGGCCGACGCGCGACGCTTCTGCCGTGAGCACGGCATCGCCGGCGACGACGCGGCGCTGATCGTGTGGCTCGTCCAGCATCACCTGACGATGAGCCAGGTCGCGCAGAAACAGGACACGAGCGACCCCGAGGTCATCAAGCGCTTCGCCGAAGTCGTCGGCAACGAGCGGTATCTCACCGCGCTCTACCTGCTGACCGTCGCCGATATCCGCGGCACGAGCCCGAAGGTGTGGAACACCTGGAAGGGCAAGCTGCTCGAGGATCTGTACCGCATCACGCTCGCGGTGCTCGGCGGCGCGAACCCCGACGCGCATTCGGAGCTGAAGTCGCGACAGGAGCAGGCGCTCGCGCTGCTGCGCCTGGAAACCGTGCCCGACGACGCGCACCGCGCGCTGTGGGATCAGCTCGACGTCGGCTTCTTCCTGCGTCACGACGCGGCCGACATCGCGTGGCAGACGCGCGTGCTGTACCGGCACGTGAACGCCGAAACCGCGATCGTCCGCGCGCGGCCGTCGCCGATCGGCGACGCGCTGCAGGTGCTCGTGTACGTGAAGGATCGCCCCGACCTGTTCGCGGGCATCTGCGCGTATTTCGACCGCAACGGGCTGTCGGTGCTCGATGCGCGCGTCAGCACGACGCGGCACGGCTACGCGCTCGACAACTTCATCGTCACGCAGACCGAACGCGACGTGCGTTACCGCGACATCGCGAATCTCGTCGAGCAGCAGCTCGCGACGCGGCTCGCCGAAACCGCATCGCTGCCGGAACCGTCAAAGGGCCGCCTGTCGAGGCTGTCCCGGACGTTTCCGATCACGCCGCGCGTCGACCTGCGGGCCGACGAGCGTGGTCAGTACTACATCCTGTCCGTGTCCGCCAACGACCGGCCGGGCCTTCTCTATTCGATCGCGCGCGTACTCGCCGAACATCGGATCGGCGTCCATGCGGCGCGGATCAATACGCTCGGCGAGCGCGTCGAAGACATCTTCCTGCTCGCGGGCGCCGGCCTGTCCGACAACCGCCTGCAGATCCAGCTCGAAACCGAATTGCTGCGTGCGATCGCAGTCTGAATGAATCCCAGCGTTTATGCGCACCAAATTAACCGTCAAGAATCCGAAGCCGGCGTCGCCGACTCGCGCCCCTGTCCGCTCCGGCAGCCTCGTCGCCCGCAAGCCGGTGCGCCCCGCCGCGCCGCCCGCAGGGGATAAGCCGGCCCGCCCGAAGAAGGCGCCCGCTGCGGCCGCCGCCACCGGCGAGCGCTCGTTCAAGCCGCGTGGTGCGGCCGGCGCCGAGCGTCCGGGCGCGGATCGCGCACCGGCCAAGCGCGCCCCGCGTGACGGCGGCGCCGAGCGTGGCGCGCGCGCGCCGTATCGCGACAATGCGGCCGGTGAAGGTGCGAAGCGCAGTTTCGGCGATCGCCGCACGTCGTCCGATCGGCCGCCTCGCCGTGGCGATGACGATGCGCGGCCGCGTCGCGCGGGTGGCGAAGGCAGCACACGCGCGCCCTATCGCGATAACGCATCCGGCGAAGGCGCGAAGCGCAGCTTCGGCGACCGCCGCACGTCGTCCGATCGTCCGCCGCGCCGTGATGACGATGCACGTCCGCGCCGCGCAGGCGCCGACGAAGGCAAGCGCCCGTCCTATCGCGACAACGCATCCGGCGAAGGCGCAAAACGCAGCTTCGGCGACCGCCGCACGTCGTCCGATCGTCCGCCGCGCCGTGATGACGATGCACGTCCGCGCCGCGCAGGCGCCGACGAAGGCAAGCGCCCGTCCTATCGCGACAACGCGGCTGGCGAAGGCGCGAAACGCAGCTATGGCGACCGCCGTCCGTCGTCCGATCGCCCGCCCCGCCGTGATGACGACACGCGTCCGCGCCGTGCAGCAGGTGGCGACGACAGCAAGCGCCCGTCCTACCGCGACAAGCCCGCTGGCGAAGGGGCGAAGCGCAGCTTCGGCGACCGCCGCACGTCGTCTGATCGCCCCCGCGCCGCAATGATGACGATGCGCGGCCGCGTCGTGCCGGTGCCGACGAAGGCAAGCGCCCGTCCTACCGCGACAAGCCCGCCGGCGATGGCGCGAAGCGCAGCTTCGGCGACCGTCCGGCCCGCCCCGCGCGCGATGGCGAGCGCCGTTCGTTCGGCGCGGTGAAGACCGCGCAACCCGTCAAGCGCGCGGCGGCCGACGTCGACTACGGCGACGAAACGGGCCTGCTGCGCCTGTCGAAGCGGATGTCCGAACTCGGCATGTGCTCGCGCCGCGAAGCCGACGAATGGATCGAAAAGGGCTGGGTGCTCGTCGACGGCGAACGCATCGACACGCTCGGCACCAAGGTGCGCGCCGACCAGAAGATCGAGATCGACGAGCGTGCGAGCGCCGCGCAGGCCGCGCAAGTGACGATCCTCCTGCACAAGCCGGTCGGCTACGTATCGGGCCAAGCGGAAGACGGCTACGAGCCGGCGGCCGTGCTGATCACGCGCGCGAACCGCTGGAGCGGCGACCATTCGCCGGTGCGCTTCTCCCCGCAACACCTGCATGCACTCGCACCGGCCGGCCGTCTCGACATCGACTCCACCGGCCTGCTCGTGCTGACGCAAAACGGCGTGATCGCGAAGCAGTTGATCGGCGAACAGTCAGACATCGACAAGGAATACCTGGTGCGCGTGCGCTTCGGCGAGCGACTGATCGACATCGACCAGCACTTCCCGGCGGAATCGCTCGCGAAGCTGCGCCACGGCCTTGAGCTCGACGGCGTCGCGCTGAAGCCCGCGCTGGTGAGCTGGCAGAACGGCGAGCAGTTGCGCTTCGTGTTGCGCGAAGGCAAGAAGCGCCAGATCCGCCGCATGTGCGAACTGGTCGGCCTCGACGTGATCGGCCTGAAACGCGTGCGCATGGGTCGCGTGATGCTCGGCGCGCTGCCGCAAGGCCAATGGCGCTATCTGTCCGCCGACGAGACGTTCTGACCGTAGGCGCACCCGGTGCGCGATCCAATGAAAAAGCCCGCTCAAGCGGGCTTTTTCATTTTCGCGGAAGCGCGGACGATCAGTCGTCGTCGGCCGGATCGAGCCCGGGAACAGCACCTCGGTGAAACCGAAGCGCGTGAAATCGGTGATCCGCATCGGATACAGCTTGCCGATCAGATGATCGTACTCATGCTGAACCACGCGCGCATGGAACCCCTCGGCGACGCGATCGATCTTCTGGCCGAACTGGTCGAAGCCGCTGTAGCGCACCTTCGCGTAGCGGCTGACGACGCCGCGCATGCCCGGCACCGACAGGCAGCCTTCCCAGCCCTCTTCCATCTCCGGCGGCAGGTACTCGACCTTCGGGTTGATCAGCACGGTCTCCGGCACCGGCGGCGCATCCGGGTAGCGGTTGTTGTTGCCGAAGCCGAAGATGATGATCTGAAGCCCGATGCCGATCTGCGGCGCGGCGAGCCCCGCGCCGTTCGCGTGGTGCATCGTCTCGAACATATCCGCGACGATCTCGTGCAGCTCGGGTGTATCGAACCGCTCGACCGGCTGGGCGATTTCGAGCAGGCGCGGATCGCCCATCTTCAGGATCTCGCGAATCATGGCGTATTGCCCTCCAGGAGTTGGTGCAGACCGTCTTCGTCCAGCACGGGGATGCCGAGTTCCTCGGCCTTCGCGAGCTTGCTGCCGGCTTCGGCGCCCGCGACCACGTAATCCGTCTTCTTCGATACCGAACCAGCCACCTTGGCGCCGGCCGCTTCGAGCATCTCCTTCGCCGCATCGCGCGTGAGATTCGGCAGCGTGCCCGTCAGCACGACCGTCTTGCCGGCCAGCACGCCCTGCGGCGCCTTCGGCGCGGGCGGCCCTTCCGGCCACGTGACCTTGCCCGGCGCGCGCAACTGCTCGATGACCGTGCGGTTGTGCTCTTCCGCGAAGAACTGGTGAATCGACTCGGCCACGATCGGCCCGACGTCGTTCACTTCGAGCAGTTCCTCGATCGACGCGTCCATGATCGGCGTCAGCGAGCCGAAATGCTTCGCGAGATCCTTCGCGGTCGATTCGCCGACATGGCGGATGCCGAGCCCGTAGATGAAGCGCGCGAGCGTCGTATGCTTGGCCTTCTCGAGCGAATCGAGCAGGTTCTGCGCGGACTTCTCGGCGAACCGGTCGAGTTCGGCCAGCGTCGCGAAGCCCAGATTGAACAGGTCGGCCGGCGTGCGCACGAGATTCAGCTCGACGAGCTGGTCGATGATCTTCTCGCCGAGGCCATCGATATCGAGCGCGCGGCGTTGCGCGAAATGCCACAGCGCCTGCTTGCGCTGCGCCGGGCAGAACAGCCCGCCCGTGCAGCGCGCGATCGCCTCGTCCGGCAGGCGCTCGATCTTCGAGCCGCACACCGGGCATTCGGTCGGCATCACGAATTCGGCCGCATCCGCCGGGCGCCGGTCGAGCAGCGCGCCGACGACTTCCGGAATCACGTCGCCCGCGCGCCGCACGATCACGGTGTCGCCGATCCGGATGTCCTTGCGGCGCACTTCGTCCTCGTTGTGCAGCGTCGCATTGGTCACGGTCGCGCCGCCGACGAACACCGGCTCGAGACGCGCGACCGGCGTGATCGCACCGGTGCGGCCGACCTGCACGTCGATCGCGACGAGCTTCGTCAGCGCTTCCTGCGCGGGGAACTTGTGCGCGAGCGCGAAGCGCGGTGCACGCGACACGAAGCCGAGCCGCTCCTGCTCGTCGCGCCGGTTGACCTTGTAGACGACGCCGTCGATGTCATACGGCAGCGACTCGCGCTTCTCGCCGACCTTGCGGAAGAAGTCGAGCAAGCCTTCGGCGCCGTGCACGACCGCGCGCTCCCGGTTCACCGGCAGGCCGAGCGACTCGTACCAGTCGAGCAGCGCGCTGTGCGTGTCGGGCATCGGCATCCCGTCGAGCACGCCGATGCCGTACGCGAAGAACGACAGCGGCCGCTGCGCGGTGATCTTCGAGTCGAGCTGGCGCAGGCTGCCGGCCGCCGCGTTGCGCGGGTTCGCGAATTCGCGCTGCTCGGCCGCGCGCTGGCGTTCGTTCAGGCGTGCGAAATCGCGCTTGAACATCAGCACCTCGCCGCGTACGTCGAGCACCGCCGGCACGTGCTTGCCCTTCAGCTTCAGCGGAATCGAGCGGATCGTGCGCACGTTCTCGGTCACGTCCTCGCCCGTCGTCCCGTCGCCGCGCGTCGCGGCCTGCACGAACACGCCTTGCTCGTAGCGCAGCGAGATCGCGAGGCCGTCGAACTTCAGTTCGCACGCGTATTCGACGGGGTCGGTCACCGAGCCGGCGAGGTCGGTCGTCTTGGCGAGCGCGTCGGCGACGCGCTTATCGAACGCGACGATGTCCTCGTCGGCGAAGCCGTTGTTCAGCGACAGCATCGGCGCATCGTGGACGACCGGCGTGAAGCCGCCGGCCGCTTCGCCGCCGACGCGCTGCGTCGGCGAATCGGGCGTCACGAGTTCGGGATGGTCGGTTTCGAGCTGCTGCAACTCGCGGAACAGCCGGTCGTATTCGGCGTCGGGCAGATCCGGCTGGTCGAGCACGTAATAGGCGTAGTTCGCCCGCTCGAGTTGGTCGCGCAGCCACGCGGCGCGCGCGTCGGGCTGGCTGGCTGGCGGTTCGGCTTGGGTTCGGGCCATGCTGGCGGCAGAGTCGTTCTGAAAAATCGGATGCCCGATTATCTCAGTTTGACGCCGCGGCGGGGCACGCAATGCGGGCCGGATGACGTGCTGCAGCGCACACGAAACGGTGCGCGCCGCAGCGACGGACGACGGCGCCAACGATCGTCGTCCGCGCCATCGAGTTACTGGCTGAAGAGGCGGCGCGTGATCGGCGAACCGGCCGGGATGCCGGCTTCCTCGAGCTTCGCGTACAGCTTCATCAGTTGCTGGTCGATCGCGACCAGCGTCGACTCCGGCAGCGGCCGGCGCGAATCGTCGACGACGCGTGCGCCGATCCGCTCGGACAGCGACTTCGCGTAATCGCACATCAGCCGGAACGGCAGGATGTCCTCTTCCGCCACCGGCACGTCGAGCACCAGCGTGATCATGTTGCCGCCCTTGTACGTCAGGTCGTCGCGCAGGAAGTTGGTGTCGCCGAACTGCAGCATGAATACCGGGTTCTGCTTCGCGTCGAGCTTCACGAAGCGCGTGCCGTCGCGCGACAGCAGCAGGCCGTCCTGCGACGCGACCGCCTGCACGTAGTTCGCCGACCACGGCGCACCGTCCGACATCACGTTGATCGACAGTTGCGCGTCGCACTGCGCGGCAAACGCGTCGAGCTCGCGCGCCATCGCGACCGTTTCCATCATGTCCGGGAATTCCGGCGCGCCGTCGATCGCGTCCGCGAACTGCTGGACGCCCGTCACGAACTCGGAGAATTCGAGCTCGTTCAGCGCGCCGCTGCGGTTCGCGAGCTGCGCGGCCGCGCGCAGTTCTTCGTAGCGCACGCCGTTCTGCAGCAGCTCCCACTGGCCGCCTTCGGGCTTGCCTTCGATGTGCACGGGCTTGCTGCCCGCGCGGCGCAGCCGCTGCGCGACCGGCAGGATCTTGTCGCCCGGCAGCGGGCCGTTGAGGCGGATCGGCACGATGCAGTCGATCCGGCGGTCGACGATCGCAGGCGGCGCCGACGAGACCGTCGTCGCGGCCGGCATCACCGGTTCGGTCGGCTCGGCCGGTTCGGCCGCCGCTTCATGCGTCGCGGCGGGCACGGCCTCTTCGCCGGCAACCGGTTCGGTCGATTCGGCCGACGTGTCGACGCCCGTCGCCTCGGCCTGCAGGTCGGCCGGCGTATCGGCCGGCGCCGCGCCGCTCCCGGCCCCGCCGAACGTCGGCTCGACGCGCGCGGCGTCGGCCGCAGCCGCCGGCGCCGCCGCGACCGGTGCCGCGGGCTCGCGGCGCACCGGCTGACGCACCGGTTCGATGAACGGCAACTCTTCGTCGCGCTCGGGGCGGTTCATCGCCTCGGCCGCTTCCTCCGGCATCGGGCGCGGCATCCTGCGCCGCACTTTCGCGCCCTGCCATGCGTTGTAGACCACGACGCCGCCCACCACGACGGCGCCCGCGCCGATCAAACCGAGTGTCAACTCGTCCATGCACGCTCCATCAGCAATTCTTTTTCGTCGGGACCGCGAACGGGCGCTCGTGCGCCGCGCGAACGCGGTCCGGTTTCGTCAAACGTCAATTCTGGGCAAAACCCGCGGCGGTTTCCATGTCCACCGCCACGATCCGCGACACGCCCTGCTCCTGCATCGTCACGCCGATCAGCTGCTGCGCCATTTCCATCGCGATCTTGTTGTGCGAGATGAACAGGAACTGCGTCTTGTCCGACATCGCGCGCACGAGATTCGCGAAACGCTCGGTGTTCGCATCGTCCAGCGGCGCGTCGACCTCGTCGAGCAGACAGAACGGCGCCGGGTTCAGCTGGAACATCGCGAACACGAGCGCGGTCGCGGTCAGCGCCTTCTCGCCGCCCGACAGCAGGTGAATCGTCGCGTTCTTCTTGCCCGGCGGCTGCGCCATCACCTGCACGCCGGCATCGAGAATCTCGTCGCCCGTCATGATCAGCTTCGCCTGGCCGCCGCCGAACAGGCGCGGGAACAGGTCGCTGAAATGACGGTTGACCTCGTCGAAGGTGCCCTGCAGCAGCGTGCGGGTTTCCTGGTCGATCTTGTGGATCGCGTCCTCGAGCGTCGTGATCGCGTCGATCAGGTCGGCCGATTGCGCGTCGAGGAACACCTTGCGCTCGCTCGCGGCCTTCAGCTCGTCGAGCGCGGCCATGTTCACCGGGCCAAGCGCGTTGATCGCGTTGTTCAGGCGCGTGACTTCGCCCTGCAGGTACGACGGCTTGAGATCCGGCGTCAACTTCGCGGCCAGCGCGGTTTCGTCGACCTCGGCGGCTGCGAGCTGCTCGGCGAACTGCTCGACGGCCAGGCGCGCGGCCTGCTCCTTCAGCTGCAGTTCGGTGATGCGGTCGCGCAGCGGCTGCAGCGAACGCTCGGCGACGAGCCGCTGCTCGTCCGACGCGCGCAGCTTCGCGGTCAGGTCGTCGAGCTCGATCCGCGCGGCCTGCAGCGCTTCTTCCTTCGCCGCGCGAATTTCGAGCGCGTCCTGCAGGCCCGTGTGCGCGGTCTGCTCGTTGATCGTCTCGAGTTCGGCGCGCGCGTCTTCCAGCGACACGGCGACGCGCTCGCTCTGTTCGTGCGCGACCTGGATCGTGCGCTTGAGCTCGTCGATCCGGGTCACCGCGTTGCGGGCGGCGAAGCGCGCGTCGTTCGCGCCGCGCTCCAGGTCGCGCGCTTCCTGACGCGCCTGCGTCAGCGATTCGTCGAGCGACTCGAACGCGAGCTGGTTGTCCTCGAAGCGCGCCTGCAGTTCGGCGAGCTCGCCGTCGAAGCGCTCGAAACTCGCTTCCGACTCCGCGCGCAATGCACGCTGCTCTTCGATCTGCGCGCCGATTTCCTCGAGTTCCTCGCGGATCTGCGTGCTGCGCTGCGTATAGCGTTCGTGCGCCTGGGCGAGCTTGAGCACGTCCATCTGCAGCGCATGCACGCGCTGCGTCGCGCGTTCGGCCTGCGCGCGCACGTCGCCGAGCGCCTGCGTGGCCTGCGTGTGCGCGGCTTCCGCCCGCACGGCAGCCGTGCGCGCCTCGTCGGCGAGCAGCGCCTGCGCCCGCACCTGGCGCGTCAGGTTTTCGATTTCCTGCTGGCGGGCCAGCATCCCGGCCTGCTCCGAATCGGCGGCGTACAGCTGCACGCCGACGCGCGTGACGATATGGCCGGCCTTGACGACGAACGCGCCGCCTGCCGGCAACTGCGTGCGCGTCGCGAGCGCCTGCGCGACGTCGTCGGCCACGTAGACGTTGCCGAGCCAGTCGTTCAGCACCGCGCGGATGCCCGCGTCGTCGATGCGCACCAGCGACAGCACCGGCCGCAGCCCTGCCACCGCGGCGGGCGGCTCACCGGCCGCCGGCGGCGCGTAGAACGCGAGCTTCGCGGGCGGCGCATCGGTCGCGAATGCCTTCACCCAGTCGAGATTCGATACTTCGAGCGCGGCGAGACGCTCGCGCAGCACGGCCTCGAGCGCCGCTTCCCAGCCGGCCTCGACGTGCAGCTTCTTCCACAGACGCGGCAGCGCGCCGAGCTCGTGCTTGTCGAGCCACGGCTGGATCTTGCCTTCGGTCTGCACGTTTTCCTGCAACTGCTTCAGCGCGGCGAGGCGCGCTTCGAGCTGGTGGATCTGCGCGGCTTCGGCCTGCACGCGCTCCTGCGCGGCGCGGCGCTCGCCGTCGAGGCGCGGCACCGTTTCCTGCGCGTCGGCGAGGCGCGCCTGCGCTTCAGCGAGAATCTCTTCCTGCTCGGCCAGTTGCATGCGCAGCTCTTCGAGCTGCGTTTCGTCCGGCGCGTCGAGCCCGCCCGCTTCGCTCTTCAGGCGCTCGTGGCGCTGCTGAAGCTGCTGGAGCTGCTGATCGGCGTTGCGCTGGTGCGCGGCCTCGAGCTTCAGCGACTGCTCGGTCTGCGCGATCCGCGCGCGCTCGTCGTTGAGCTGCGCCTGCGCGTCGCGCCACTTCGCTTCGAGCGCCGGCAGCGCATCGTGCTTCGCGGCCGCGTTGTCTTCGGCGAGCGCGGCCTTCTCGTCGGCCATCGCGCGCGCCTCTTCGGCTTCCTCGAGCTCGTCCTGCGACTTCTCGGCCTGCGCGCGCCACTGCTCGCGCTGCGCATTCAGCGCGGCGATCTGCGCCTGCACGCGGTTGCGCGATTCGACGATGAACTTGAT
This DNA window, taken from Burkholderia cenocepacia, encodes the following:
- the map gene encoding type I methionyl aminopeptidase — encoded protein: MAITLKNEHDIAEMRVACRLASEVLDFITPHVVAGVTTAELDRLCHEFMLNEQGTIPAPLNYQPPGYPPYPKATCISVNDVICHGIPGEKVIKNGDALNIDITVIKNGYFGDTSRMFIVGEGSILAKRLVQTTYECMWLGIDQVKPGAHLGDIGYAIQKHAEAQGYSVVREYCGHGIGTVFHEDPQVVHYGRPGTGIELKAGMIFTIEPMINAGKRDIRTMPDQWTVKTRDRSLSAQWEHTVLVTETGYEVLTVSAGSPARPVFAQPAAAV
- a CDS encoding [protein-PII] uridylyltransferase, with protein sequence MSAHAAPSPEALSRRAEFKAAKTEMLERFRHAANVASLMHALSKLTDDALKRVWDECGLPATLALVAVGGYGRGELAPYSDVDILVLLPDAHDAALDARIERFIGMAWDLGLEIGSSVRTVAQCIEEASQDVTVQTSLLEARRIVGSTALFERFTVRYHEALDARAFFTAKVLEMRQRHAKFQDTPYSLEPNVKESPGGLRDLQTILWIARAAGFGSSWRELDTRGLITDREARELRRNEGFLKTLRARLHVIAGRRQDMLVFDLQTQAAESFGYQPTQAKRASEQLMRRYYWAAKAVTQLATILIQNIEAQLFPATSGITRVLSADRFVEKQGMLEIVDDGVFERHPDAILEAFLLYETTRGVKGLSARTLRALYNSREIMNNAWRRDPQNRATFMRILQQPEGITHAFRLMNQTSVLGRYLLNFRRIVGQMQHDLYHVYTVDQHILMVLRNIRRFAVAEHAHEYPFCSQLIGNFERPWVLYVAALFHDIAKGRGGDHSTLGMADARRFCREHGIAGDDAALIVWLVQHHLTMSQVAQKQDTSDPEVIKRFAEVVGNERYLTALYLLTVADIRGTSPKVWNTWKGKLLEDLYRITLAVLGGANPDAHSELKSRQEQALALLRLETVPDDAHRALWDQLDVGFFLRHDAADIAWQTRVLYRHVNAETAIVRARPSPIGDALQVLVYVKDRPDLFAGICAYFDRNGLSVLDARVSTTRHGYALDNFIVTQTERDVRYRDIANLVEQQLATRLAETASLPEPSKGRLSRLSRTFPITPRVDLRADERGQYYILSVSANDRPGLLYSIARVLAEHRIGVHAARINTLGERVEDIFLLAGAGLSDNRLQIQLETELLRAIAV
- the ligA gene encoding NAD-dependent DNA ligase LigA; this translates as MARTQAEPPASQPDARAAWLRDQLERANYAYYVLDQPDLPDAEYDRLFRELQQLETDHPELVTPDSPTQRVGGEAAGGFTPVVHDAPMLSLNNGFADEDIVAFDKRVADALAKTTDLAGSVTDPVEYACELKFDGLAISLRYEQGVFVQAATRGDGTTGEDVTENVRTIRSIPLKLKGKHVPAVLDVRGEVLMFKRDFARLNERQRAAEQREFANPRNAAAGSLRQLDSKITAQRPLSFFAYGIGVLDGMPMPDTHSALLDWYESLGLPVNRERAVVHGAEGLLDFFRKVGEKRESLPYDIDGVVYKVNRRDEQERLGFVSRAPRFALAHKFPAQEALTKLVAIDVQVGRTGAITPVARLEPVFVGGATVTNATLHNEDEVRRKDIRIGDTVIVRRAGDVIPEVVGALLDRRPADAAEFVMPTECPVCGSKIERLPDEAIARCTGGLFCPAQRKQALWHFAQRRALDIDGLGEKIIDQLVELNLVRTPADLFNLGFATLAELDRFAEKSAQNLLDSLEKAKHTTLARFIYGLGIRHVGESTAKDLAKHFGSLTPIMDASIEELLEVNDVGPIVAESIHQFFAEEHNRTVIEQLRAPGKVTWPEGPPAPKAPQGVLAGKTVVLTGTLPNLTRDAAKEMLEAAGAKVAGSVSKKTDYVVAGAEAGSKLAKAEELGIPVLDEDGLHQLLEGNTP
- a CDS encoding cell division protein ZipA C-terminal FtsZ-binding domain-containing protein, whose amino-acid sequence is MDELTLGLIGAGAVVVGGVVVYNAWQGAKVRRRMPRPMPEEAAEAMNRPERDEELPFIEPVRQPVRREPAAPVAAAPAAAADAARVEPTFGGAGSGAAPADTPADLQAEATGVDTSAESTEPVAGEEAVPAATHEAAAEPAEPTEPVMPAATTVSSAPPAIVDRRIDCIVPIRLNGPLPGDKILPVAQRLRRAGSKPVHIEGKPEGGQWELLQNGVRYEELRAAAQLANRSGALNELEFSEFVTGVQQFADAIDGAPEFPDMMETVAMARELDAFAAQCDAQLSINVMSDGAPWSANYVQAVASQDGLLLSRDGTRFVKLDAKQNPVFMLQFGDTNFLRDDLTYKGGNMITLVLDVPVAEEDILPFRLMCDYAKSLSERIGARVVDDSRRPLPESTLVAIDQQLMKLYAKLEEAGIPAGSPITRRLFSQ
- the smc gene encoding chromosome segregation protein SMC — its product is MRLSSIKLAGFKSFVDPTHFQVPGQLVGVVGPNGCGKSNIIDAVRWVLGESRASELRGESMQDVIFNGSTARKPGSRASVELIFDNSDGRAAGQWGQYGEIAVKRVLTRDGTSSYYINNLPARRRDIQDIFLGTGLGPRAYAIIGQGMIARIIEAKPEELRVFLEEAAGVSKYKERRRETENRLHDTRENLTRVEDIVRELGANLEKLEAQAVVATKYKELVADGEEKQRLLWLLRKNEAAGEQQKQQRAIEQAQIDLEAQTAKLREVEAQLETLRVAHYSASDAMQGAQGALYEANAEVSRLEAEIKFIVESRNRVQAQIAALNAQREQWRAQAEKSQDELEEAEEARAMADEKAALAEDNAAAKHDALPALEAKWRDAQAQLNDERARIAQTEQSLKLEAAHQRNADQQLQQLQQRHERLKSEAGGLDAPDETQLEELRMQLAEQEEILAEAQARLADAQETVPRLDGERRAAQERVQAEAAQIHQLEARLAALKQLQENVQTEGKIQPWLDKHELGALPRLWKKLHVEAGWEAALEAVLRERLAALEVSNLDWVKAFATDAPPAKLAFYAPPAAGEPPAAVAGLRPVLSLVRIDDAGIRAVLNDWLGNVYVADDVAQALATRTQLPAGGAFVVKAGHIVTRVGVQLYAADSEQAGMLARQQEIENLTRQVRAQALLADEARTAAVRAEAAHTQATQALGDVRAQAERATQRVHALQMDVLKLAQAHERYTQRSTQIREELEEIGAQIEEQRALRAESEASFERFDGELAELQARFEDNQLAFESLDESLTQARQEARDLERGANDARFAARNAVTRIDELKRTIQVAHEQSERVAVSLEDARAELETINEQTAHTGLQDALEIRAAKEEALQAARIELDDLTAKLRASDEQRLVAERSLQPLRDRITELQLKEQAARLAVEQFAEQLAAAEVDETALAAKLTPDLKPSYLQGEVTRLNNAINALGPVNMAALDELKAASERKVFLDAQSADLIDAITTLEDAIHKIDQETRTLLQGTFDEVNRHFSDLFPRLFGGGQAKLIMTGDEILDAGVQVMAQPPGKKNATIHLLSGGEKALTATALVFAMFQLNPAPFCLLDEVDAPLDDANTERFANLVRAMSDKTQFLFISHNKIAMEMAQQLIGVTMQEQGVSRIVAVDMETAAGFAQN